Proteins from one Diprion similis isolate iyDipSimi1 chromosome 3, iyDipSimi1.1, whole genome shotgun sequence genomic window:
- the LOC124404776 gene encoding uncharacterized protein LOC124404776: protein MSLHVFWPATACLTMFIVGVIMIILKYGPRLFNARHVPLPSDQEWEAKSYSREISISMA, encoded by the coding sequence ATGTCTCTTCACGTCTTTTGGCCAGCCACTGCCTGCCTGACAATGTTCATAGTAGgcgtaataatgataatattgaaGTACGGTCCTCGCTTGTTCAATGCCAGACACGTCCCTCTGCCTTCCGATCAGGAATGGGAGGCCAAGTCTTATTctcgagaaatatcaatctcGATGGCGTaa